The nucleotide sequence CAGTCCACAGAAGCAGTGAAAGTTACTGGACTTCAGCTACGCATTGTTTCACCAGAATTGTTGTCGCTTCTGCAAAGAACAGATTTGAAGTTTGCTGGCTGGACATCGTGCTTTACCAGCCCAACACTGACGGTTTTGGTTGTTTGATTGACAATAATAAGAGTTTTATATATGTCTAATGTACCCCCTGCTTTCCTCTAGATTCGCAGAGTTTCTTTGTCTGTTGGACCGGTGAGATCAGAGCAGAAATGTTTGGCCAGCAAATCATTATAGTAGTAAAGGAGAGGgaattattttcttgttttgtcaCAGGGTAAGGGGACCTTGCAGTTAATGAGTAGACCATAAACTTGTATGTGAAAATATTCTAGTTTTCCCTCACAACAATGTGACACTGAAGGTCATACAAATTACAACTACTAGGAGTTTTTTCTGCTATCAACTGTCGTACAAACTACTTAGGGTGTACTTAGCTTTGcattttttaatgtaataatgGCAGCATGGAACTTGTTTTTGCAAACCTATTTAAATATCTTTTGAGTCTAAACTCAACATTGATTTTAAATGGTCCCTTAAACAGAAACCCACACAATTGAATGACCTTTAAGATGCCTGTAATTAAGTTCACTACTAGAGTGGAATCTGGAAGATTTTAAAGTAATATAATCCTGAAGAACTTAATATCCTAGCAGTAACAAATACAGTTTGCTGAATTCAATacctgtccaaaaaaaaaaaaaaagtctggaacaAACAGGAGTTTTTGTGATAATTGTGCAGAATTATGTGACACAGGAACACATACACCACATTCATGTTGAGAAAGTTGTAAAAGCTAGGACTAGAACTGAGTGTAGGTATTTAAAAAGGATTACGTTGTATTGGCCTGCGGGTTTGAGCAGATCCAGAGCGAAAGTGTCTCTGCTCTGGGCTCCTGTGGTCACAGATGGAGGGGTCCTCCTGTCGCCTGGAGCATCTCATGTTGATGTCCTCCATTGAGCTTTGGGTGAAATCTGTGTCACTTCCTGGCTCTTGGTCCCTTTTAAGAGGCctggaaaccaaaaaaaataaaaaataataatacatccagTTAcaatttgtttgttatttaatttttgttccactttctcttttttctttttcagttcatGAGCGCCAAAAGGAGCTCTGCAGCACATGCACAGTAGATTTCTGTGTTGCCATGTTGCATTTTGTAAATATGAAATCTGAGGACAAATTAGCTTAAAAGCAAAAACTATTATCTAAACCTTTCTGGTACACAATAAGAGTTATGAATACATTTAAGTGAAATCTCAGTACCTTGTTGCTCTTCttgtaaactttgtaaaacTCAGAatttattatgaaataaaaatgtatatttatttatgcttaTGTTTTTACATCATTTCTTGTTTGACAACTAAAAGTGACACAATTACACAGGATAAACTCTACTTTCTTACTTTTTCACCCATCTCCAACAGAAGACATCACAAGCTTCAGGAGTAGCCCCACTCACCGCATTCGGATGGCATCCTCCCCTAATGGttctctccttctttttttctccgcTTCTTTTGCCTTCTTTTTCTTCCGAAGGCTgattttctccttttctctgcTGGATTGGACCCGTTGCTCTTGGTGTGGTGTGTGCTGCATCCAGGCCTTGGATCTGTTGCCGTCGTTATCGTTGACAACTTTAGGCCGATGTCTCACCCTGACGGTGCCATTGTTCTCTGATCGCTGCAgcctcatcctcctcatcacCAAGAACCCCACCAGAGGAAGCAAGATCAGAAGGCCAACCGCTATGGCAGCTACAGCCCAAATCCAGGAAGGGGTTTGCTCTTTGAACCAAACAAGGAAAAtattgaggcttttttttttaccagatatatatatatatatatatatatatattgagttAACTAAGGTAGTTTTAACTTAAATCGAGAAACTGTTTAGCCTAAAAAAAGCTGTCTTTGATCATTTAAGCTCCTCCAGGCTTAGAAGTCTTCAATATCTTCATCAAAATTGTTTCTACAGCTTACTATTTAGAATAGTAAATCAAGTTTTTGAGCTGATACCTATTTTCTTTCATTGAATTTGGACTAAATTCTTATAATGTTTTGATTGGTTACGTTTTAAAGttggaagtgtgtgtgtgcgtgtgtaggTGACAGGAAAGAATAGCCTACCTTCAACTTCCATTTGCTCCTCTCTGCTTCCTATTTCCTCTTGGACACCTCTGATACCGATAATGCCCTCCAGCTCCGGCAGGGTGGGGAATGTCGAAGGCTTCAGCATTATCACGGCATGTAGGAAACTGGCGGCTTCCGTAGCGTAGGGGAAACAGGTAGTAGGTGTCCTGGAGCAAGCCCTGTTGTCGACTTGTAGGAAAAGGAGGGaactaaaaagaagaaattggTAGAAAAGGGTTAATTTTTGCATGCTGGAATTTGGTTTTCGACACCTGAGgtcagatttaaataattttacaacCTGGAAAAGACATTCAGGTGATAAAACCCTAgaataaactgcattttgtacttcctgaggagtAGTTCGATCACATTTCTTAAAGATTAATTTGTTCCATTCAAACTAACAGATATGAATATGTAACAGGAGGACTTCTAAAACAACAAGCCAACAGATAGATATAAAGCTTTGAGTTGTTTATATATGATAAATAATGCAAAGAAAATTCCCACACATTGTAACGGCACTTCACACATTGTTAAAAGTCTAATTttaagcttcttgcatatattgTACTCAGTCATTCTAGAAATGTACAATTCAATGAACATGTCAGTCACTACCCACCCATTAGAGTCTGTTGGCGATGAATGAGCCAGCATGTCAGCAAACTTCTGACGGTCGATTTCAAACAAGTTCATGTTAGCCGGGAGGGAAATGTTTCCCCTCAGTTTGAGAGGCGACTGCAGGATGACGCTGAGTGTCCAGAGCAGAGGAGTGACAGCGAGGGAGAAATTTTGCTTGGAGATTCTGGCGTGAAGAAGCAGGGTGCCTTTAGCCCACAGTGGGCTCTGGTCTCTGAAGCAGTCGCTTCCGTCCCATCCACAGGCAGCGTTGTTGCAGCCCTGGTCACAAAGACCGCTGGCGTAATAAGCGCGGCAATATTCAGTGTGTCCCGGCCTGAGGGTTGTGATGATAGGGAAACAAAGACGGGGGAGGAAAAAGTCAAATAAGTGACATAAATAATAGGgtcatcatcataatcatcatcaccataataataataataataataataataatagtaatagtcgTTTAATACAGAGTAATAATTCTTCAGGGCaattgataaaaaacaaaaatgataatATACTCAAGCTTTAAGATATCGTACAAcgtcacagaaaaaaatactttaaatccaTAAGATGTGTGCCAGTGTAAAACTAGCCCCAATCTCTACATTGGTCTGGTTTGTCCAAATTACATTGTTCCAGAAGTCTAGATGTAAATTAACCTCAGGGCTTCAAGTCTGATTTAACACACGCAACAGTTTCCTCAGAGTAATGATTTCCAAAGCTTTTATAGATGTGATCACATTTGCTCATAATTAAGTAACTTGTATAGTTGGTGTATGATTACCCAGTTAATTCATGTAAAAGACCTAAGGGAGAACTGACTtgttatacttttattttaaagaagatgtaatttttttttgccatttataTAAGCTTTTATTTACAAGCTTTTAACTCCTGAGCAGGACCAGGTAATTTTCTTATCATCTACTGATATGTAACATCTTACAAATTAAATATgaatgccatttaaaaaaaagttaaattagtcACAAAGGATTTTTACTTGCAGTGGCCCCGTTTCTTCAGGCAGTCGAAGCCATCTCTAAGACAACGTGACTCCGTGCATTCTCGGTTACATGTCCCATCTCCAAACTTGTCCTTACAATTGTTCTCGCGACAATGGTCCCATGGATCACTGGACGCCGCTGTTGAAATTGACACTGATCATCAGAAATGAAAAGTTGACACAAAGAGAAGTTAAGAAGTTATTAAAGTAGAtctttaacacatttattttcctcCCTCTTGTTCTGTCGAAAAAAGGCAAAGCAATTTTTCTGTCATTAAGTGTATATCATAGCTAATTGTAATTGAGAAAGGATACATCCTTGTAGCAGTCTGATCTATCTGTGTACACCAATATGATACAATATTATGCCTATTATTGGCTCTTTAAGGTGTGGTGAGCCATGTTTTGGTGGTGGTAAAAGCTGTAGTGACCCAGCTGTACAGACCGAAGAGCAACAACGTGTTTCGCCGCCGTTAGCTTCTTCGGCAATCTCAGCTTCCGTAGCTTGTTTATTGGATTGGAACATGGCAACGAGCCTTTGTCTCCGGCAT is from Fundulus heteroclitus isolate FHET01 chromosome 3, MU-UCD_Fhet_4.1, whole genome shotgun sequence and encodes:
- the notchl gene encoding neurogenic locus notch homolog protein 1 isoform X1; its protein translation is MLGLRMFLLLGLSCTSQVSISTAASSDPWDHCRENNCKDKFGDGTCNRECTESRCLRDGFDCLKKRGHCKPGHTEYCRAYYASGLCDQGCNNAACGWDGSDCFRDQSPLWAKGTLLLHARISKQNFSLAVTPLLWTLSVILQSPLKLRGNISLPANMNLFEIDRQKFADMLAHSSPTDSNGSLLFLQVDNRACSRTPTTCFPYATEAASFLHAVIMLKPSTFPTLPELEGIIGIRGVQEEIGSREEQMEVEEQTPSWIWAVAAIAVGLLILLPLVGFLVMRRMRLQRSENNGTVRVRHRPKVVNDNDGNRSKAWMQHTPHQEQRVQSSREKEKISLRKKKKAKEAEKKRRREPLGEDAIRMRPLKRDQEPGSDTDFTQSSMEDINMRCSRRQEDPSICDHRSPEQRHFRSGSAQTRRPIQPPPRGWERNAMPPPLLSPPQQSAEWCGPDGSVVLIRAVRSGLDRVVLELLQAGVPVNNTDHTGRSALHWACSVNHLSLARTLIRYGAAVDLQDNKGETALFLSSLHGCYDTTRLLLLHGANLDLHDRRGRRPIDVAREAMHHQVLELLLAHQIQRGPVPVNTASDVMWEERALMYQPWVSSPGLPGRSASFSGMIPHRDMASSPQNDWSMGRMQYPSPQNWRPQLNQSATAFVPPRVMGRSPRPISTLQEVTSEDEDRDRHHENPRATTPHFLSPQPAPRQRSFSCTQHALQRRSSALQPEPNYLIVTDRTASEPIERVVVSPPAATGSQPDRQPTMNSDNTSRVEQAAVSSVNTEQKPNTNSTSDSTQTVL
- the notchl gene encoding neurogenic locus notch homolog protein 1 isoform X2 → MLGLRMFLLLGLSCTSQAASSDPWDHCRENNCKDKFGDGTCNRECTESRCLRDGFDCLKKRGHCKPGHTEYCRAYYASGLCDQGCNNAACGWDGSDCFRDQSPLWAKGTLLLHARISKQNFSLAVTPLLWTLSVILQSPLKLRGNISLPANMNLFEIDRQKFADMLAHSSPTDSNGSLLFLQVDNRACSRTPTTCFPYATEAASFLHAVIMLKPSTFPTLPELEGIIGIRGVQEEIGSREEQMEVEEQTPSWIWAVAAIAVGLLILLPLVGFLVMRRMRLQRSENNGTVRVRHRPKVVNDNDGNRSKAWMQHTPHQEQRVQSSREKEKISLRKKKKAKEAEKKRRREPLGEDAIRMRPLKRDQEPGSDTDFTQSSMEDINMRCSRRQEDPSICDHRSPEQRHFRSGSAQTRRPIQPPPRGWERNAMPPPLLSPPQQSAEWCGPDGSVVLIRAVRSGLDRVVLELLQAGVPVNNTDHTGRSALHWACSVNHLSLARTLIRYGAAVDLQDNKGETALFLSSLHGCYDTTRLLLLHGANLDLHDRRGRRPIDVAREAMHHQVLELLLAHQIQRGPVPVNTASDVMWEERALMYQPWVSSPGLPGRSASFSGMIPHRDMASSPQNDWSMGRMQYPSPQNWRPQLNQSATAFVPPRVMGRSPRPISTLQEVTSEDEDRDRHHENPRATTPHFLSPQPAPRQRSFSCTQHALQRRSSALQPEPNYLIVTDRTASEPIERVVVSPPAATGSQPDRQPTMNSDNTSRVEQAAVSSVNTEQKPNTNSTSDSTQTVL